A region of the Lycium barbarum isolate Lr01 chromosome 1, ASM1917538v2, whole genome shotgun sequence genome:
aatcccagcataacttatCCCAGCATAATTTGTTTtttaaccaaacgaccccttagggtTTACTTACATCCGTAAAATCGCCGGAAAGTATTTGAATTTCGGTTCCGAAATGTAAATTTGGGCCTACAAGTGAAACCCATTGGATTTAGCCCATATATTTGCAATTCAGATGCTTTTACTTATAGTCTGTTTGATGAAGCTTAATATTCTTTAAAagtgtttacttttttttttttttttcaaaaagagcttattttaaaattaaaaaaaaaagtgaggtgtttggccaagcttttagggaGTAGCAGAAGCTGTTTTTCAggagctaaaaaaaatagcttttcccagaagcacttttgagaaaaatatacttAGAAGCACtgtttaaaagtttggtcaaacactaattgcggctcaaaagtgtttttcaaattaattggtcaaacacaaacaaCTTTTTACTAAAagtaattttttgaaaaatattttttaaaataaactgattttagaagcttgaccaaacagaCTATTAGTCATTTGTGCTCATTCCAAGCTTTACGGTAATTACCCTACAATCACAAGTTAAAATTTATTCATGATATAAAAAATCTTTACACTTTTTCACGGAATAAATCTCTTGATTTGCAAAATGAGGTTACTTATAAAGTAATCACAGGTAAATACCTTGAAAAACATTAATGTGTAGTCCATTTAAAATGGTGACTAACTTGCTACCACAACTTAAAATTGACGGATAGTGTTAAAAGATCTTAACACTATTCAATGTATGTAACTGAAATCCTACTTTCTTCGCTATTCAATTCATGTGATACTCTTTCATTTTTACTCTTTCACAGAATTTTAGGACGAGGGCAGAAACAATCAAAATTTGAAGCTTATGATCAGTTCAAAATGCTAGCCCTTTTAATATACtgatttttaaattaataatttatacatattaaataaaTTTCTTAAGGCATTCACATTTTGACCAACATGTACCTTCATCTCAATACAACCGAACATGTACCTTTGTCTCTAGCTGCTCCTGGACGAAGGGAATATATAAACTCAgggaaaaatagaaaaagaaaaagatagaaTTACAAACTTGCCCTTAATTGAGATATCCTTCTAGTGGCCAATAGTCATCACAACACTCATCAAACAGATATAACAAAAAGACGTGCAAAAATGGCCTGTCACTTTTCTTCTTAGTTCAACACCAAATTATGGCTAACACAACAAATTTGAACATTATATTTGAAGCTCTTTCACTCATTCCCAAGATTCATGGTGTtcaaaattttcagaaaaaggCAAAAACAGTTAGCCAAAAAACtgaagaaattcaagaaaatttacCAGCAAGGACTACAAGAAGACTAGCATTAGGCCTAGCTACAATTGCTTTATTTGCAAATTCAGGCATTGAAAATTCTCTTGCTGAAGATAATAATGGATTTTTTATCACTGGTCCATTACGAGTCCCTTCAGTATCCACCAGTAAGCCTTCTTTACATCATTAGAACGCAGTTTTCCCGGTTCGTTACACTTTTGGTTCATTCGTACATTTGCCGCTAGTAAATCATCTCGTATTTGTCTTGtcattaagtaggcgtttggccatcaattttgaaaccatggtttcaaaccagcgtttggccatcaattttcagtctgtggtttgaaaccatggtttgaacccaaatcatccaaaaaagcatggtttgggtttgaaaccatggttttaactttttttaaatacaaaatttaactcataagttcatattttgtaaaaaaagacccataagttggtaaatatttttaacaattacccccatcaatcatttactgatctcattaacttccaccaacctttatttatgtctaccaacctttaatttatgtgagaagattatattaaataatagttacattactattcatgttaaattttcgattttattgaagtaaagtttgattaattgatgttgcattttttagaaaagccttctagtagtgtactaattttgttataaactatgatttgctcatttggtaagattgtataagaattgagaatgttttgatagttttcacaatttgtggggtttttatgtctataagagaaaatacaacttaaaatatccaaattgtatgtccaaacatggtttgaaaccatggctTGAAAccaggtttcaaaccatgtccaaacggggcctaaTAGAGTTCTTGCGTGAATGGGTGGACCCTACGTCTTCAAATTATTCGAGTAAAAACGTCCATATTTaaatgagatttttttttcttcgtaGAGTAGATGTTTAACGGACGTCAAAGTTACCTAATTTCGAATGTTATAGGGGAAAGGGTCCAAATTTGCATGTAATAGCCGAAATGGTTGAATTTCGATCTTCAGTATACTTTTGGTCTATTCGTATCTTTGCAGTCAGCAAATCGTCTCGTATGTGTTTTTGTCACTAACAGTGTTCAAGCGTGGAATGGATGGACTCCATGTGTCCAAATTAGTCGAGAAAAAGGGTCCAAATTTACCCCTCAAATTTTTACTATGGTTTAAAATGGCCTAAGGTCAGAGTTATGTTAGGTAAAAATGAGACTTTTTCTTACTAACGGGGTAATATTAGACCAAAAGTTTAACGGAAGCTAGAGTTAGCTTAATTTCGAGCTCTTCGAGggaaatttgaccctttttccttgGAATATTGATAACTCGAGTCATTACTTTTTGCATATAATAAGAGGTCAGTAATCGAGTTTGTCTGTTCATAATTTTGACTTTAGTTTTGAATATTTGTTTTGTTAAAGGTTCTAGTTTCATATGTTTGAAGAAGTTTTTAATCTTTAATATAGATTTTTTCCTAACAATCAAAAGTTTAACGGAGGTTAGAGTTGCTCAATTTGCCAAACTTGACCATTTTCCCCTTCTCGTATGATATTCAAAAGTTGAACCTTAACTCTTTGCATATCAAGAATCGAGTCATATGTTCATAATATGACTCTGCTTTACATATATGTTGAAAAAGTTGCAATCTTTGATGTAGACATTATAAACAAGGAGACAGGTACAAGATCATTTCTCAAAAAAGGAATGTACATTGCTAACATTGGAACAAAAGGGAGAATTCATAGGCTGAAGAGATATGCATTTGATCTATTAGCATTGGGGGATTTGATTGGATCAGATGCCTGGAATTATGTGAGGAAGTATCTGAGGATTAAGTCTACTTTCATGTACTATGATTTTGATGAAGTTATCACAGCTGCACAAGAGAATGATAAGCAACCTTTGACTGATCTTGCCAATCGATTATTCGACAACGTTGAGAAGGTAGATTCGATTCATCTGTTGATCTTCGTTTGCCTGATGTTTATGTTGGTCGGACCCTCCAAAAATACGTCTGTGTTGTGTCCTCCAAAAATGTGTAgtttttggaggatccgatacACGCCAGTGGCCGAcaatatttttgaagagtccgagtaacataggcGTGATATTATGTTGGTTAGACCCTCCAAAAATGTTGTCGCACTTGGATCATCGTCCAACATATGCATTgctttggaggatccgacacataCCCTGCTGATTGCAGTAGTTTcaaagagtccgagcaacataggcttGATCTTATGTTGGTCGTCGGACCTCCAATTTCGCGCCCGTGTCGGATCTTCCGAAAATGCATAGCTTTTGGACGACCCAACAAGACTTGGCGGCCAACGACATTTTTTAAGAGTCTGAGCAACGTAGGTCTAATATTATGTTGGTGGGCCCCCAAAATGTTGTTGTGCCCGTGTCGGTCCTCAAAAAATGCATAGCTTTTGGAGGATTCCACACACACCCCGTGCAGGCGGcaatatttttgaagagtccgggAAGCATAGGCCTAACATTATGTTGGTCCGGCCCTCCAAAAATGTTGCCACACCCATATCAGATCCTCCAGAAATGCAtagcttttggaggatccgacacacacCCAAGGACCGACAGTATTTTTTAATTTGAGGAGTTTGAACAACATAGGCCTGATGATGTATGTAGCAATAACAACTTTTTGGTAACCCTTTGTGCTTTGTTCCATTTTAATGCAGCTTGAAGATGCTGTGAAGCAAAAGAACCTGCCTCAAACACAGTCATGTTATCAAGAAACAACTACCATTCTCCAAGAAGTCATGGACAGAATGGCATAAACACAACACATGTTTAGATTCTGTTTGTCATACTGATATTCTCAAACCAATTGAAGCATATGGAAGTAGTAAATTTGCTTACAGCAAGACAAATATTTCAAGTAAATTCTGGAACTGTCAATGAACACTGTGTTGGAAATTCAATTGATTTCACGGCATCACTGAAGATCTATCTTACAAAAGTGGGAGAAGTTGAGCACACTTTGTACTTGTTGCTCTGTACTCTACACATGAAGATGGTATCTATAGTCACATTAAAATCAGAATTCTTGTAAACAAAAAGGCAATCAAAATGGCAATGCCAAAATGCAGCAGCTGTCAAATGAACGTCTTCATCTCATTAAAACACGTAACTCTTAAAAAAAAGACACCCCTGTGCATAAAGTATCCCGCGAACACGCAAGATATCAGGAATGGGGGAAGGGCCGCACCCCAAGGTTGATTCCTCGTCTCGAACATGTGACTTATAGGTCACAGAGATAAATTTACAGTTGGTCCAAGACTCTCCTTCACACGAAACTCTTAAAGCGAATAAGAATGACTCCTCAAAGAGAAATTTGTTCGACTTTTTTTCCAATAGATCTGATCAACACAGAAGATATATCCGGTAAAACATAAATCTAACAAATCAGAATAACTGTTTAGTCCAAAATGCATGAAAAGTGAAAAGCTTCTAGTTGATTTAAGATAGATTGAATGTATAGAAGTTCTTGATATTGTTATTCTTGACTCATCATTGCCAATTGCTGAAGTCAAAAGTTGTCCTTTGGTTTTGCACTTTCACTCCAACTTCAGGTAATCAGAATAGCATTCTGAGAAAAAGAATGAGCAAAAAGAAAAGGATAATTTCAACAATATACAATCCAGCAAAAAACATTACATCCACGTAGCcagatttttaatttacatccgcatagccaactttttttttttgcaattgtgtttatacacatgatatataacaacattatacacttattGTGGATGACgtataaaccttgtataaaagtgtataataatgtatatatAAGGGCCATTTCGGATAAATATTTTCTCCAGATaacaacattatacacttattGTGAATGACgtataaaccttgtataaaaatgtataataatgtatataaGGGTCATTTCGGATAAATATTTTCTGCAAATAAACATAGAGTGTTATTTTCCCAAAAGAAAATGGAGATGCGGGGTATCGATCCCCGTACCTCTCGCATGCTAAGCGAGCGCTCTACCATCTGAGCTACATCCCCATTTGTTATTTTCTGCACGTGAATATCATTAAATACGTCAATTCATCTCCCAATTCAACCTAATAAGCAATGTCTTTCACCACGTGGTACACTATGTTTTTTTTTCCCCTTATAAACTGGGTcaagaaataatttttcattttttatgtggTATCAAGTGAATATTACTTAAGGTGAGTTGTTGAAGTAGCATCCCACTTGTATTCCCATGACAAGATTAATTAGCATTCTCGGCAGCTCTTTTCAATATATACCCTCACCATCCTTCGGAGGAGGATTTTAGTAGTAGGCAACATTCCTTCTTAATTTTGAGTAGACGTAACCATTCTGTTTTGGTTCTTCTTCACAAATGATCATTGAACCACGTATAATAAAATATGATGATGACTTTGTTTTTTCTGATATAAATGCAATTAAACAACTATATATGAAATTAGTCCAAGTAACTCATGTTGGGGACACctacttttttcttttgtttttctttaaaaGGTGTCATCACTAGTGGAATAATTATAAGTTTGAACTTAAAATGGAGAAATGACAGGTGTGCAGTATTTTATGATTGTGGCCTTTTGCAGTTGGAATCCACTCTTATTGAATACAAAAAGCCACTTTCAAAGGAGTAGGTACAAtgcattaataaaaaaaattttgTTCATGCACTCGATAATTTTGGCAAGTGTCAATTTTTCTTAAGGTGAAAACAATAATACCTCACTAGTACTTAAAACATATTGTGGAAGGGATTTATATGTAGGCAATATTTCACTTGCAATACGGCTTTAAATCTATATTGCAGCATTTTATTATTCTGACAAAAAAAGGGATATTTTATTGACTTTAATTCTAAATTCGTCAGTATTGAAAACATAGCACATGTGACTGCCTTTCAACTTTTGCAAGGCTTGGTTTATGAAACACTGCTAAAAGCTGGCTTCATGCAAAAGGCCAAATATTGTACTGATTAACGCGTGTTCTATTTGgatactttaaaaaaaagtaaaaaaaaaaggtggggttGGAGAAGGATTACGTAACGCTCATCAATAAGGTAAAAGTTCAAGTAGCCAACTAATTGAGCTATTAAAATTTCTTGTATTTTATTCGGATGCTGATATTTAATAtgtatttaaataatttaaaaatttaTATGTCCACTCATTTTAAAATAACTTTAGATAGACGGTATGAAGTTAGCACATATGATTAAAGTTCAGATATTTTTGCTTGAAGTTCAAACAAAGTAGTTAAATATCTCTGTATGTGCATCAGGTAGATTAACTTTAGTCAAATATGGCTAAAGTTCAAGCAAAAAAGACTAAACTTTATCGTATGTGTCTAACTTGCAAAAACAAAAGATTAAACTTCAATTGTATCTGTCTAATAATCTTATTTCAGCATCACGTAAAATTATTGCGAAGTGATTAAATTATTTTACGCATTATAAATAGTATAATTTAAAAGGGAATGATAATTCCAAAATTGAGTATCTATACACTTTGGCCCTCGAAAAGAGGGATGTATTTAAAGTTAAAAGCAGACAAACTTGCCGTCTACATCCATCCATACGCCTTTAAAATATAATTCAATAAACATTCTTCAAACACTAAAAAACAGAAAGTTAAATAATATGATGTGGCCATAGAGgacaaaaaggaagaagaaatatTGCTGTTATTGTGCAAAATAGGAACTTACATGAGCCCCATAACATTTCACAAGTTATCCTTACTGAGAAAAATATATCCCTAGATAAGGATAACAACCACTTAATTTTGGAATTATCATTCCCTTTAAATTATACTAGATAAGGATAACAACCACTTAAGAATTAAGATTTAAGACTAGTGCTTGTTTCCCTCAGCTTTGACACTATTGATTTAAAATATAACTAGTCTTTTACACTTACCATTTTACTTCCTTTGCCATAATAAAGAAGAAAAAGCAAATGAAAAGGGCAAACAAATGGTTTCTCCTTTTACTACTTTTACTGTCCACTCTGGATCTTACCCCTcacaaagaaaaataaaataaaacacagtAAAAAAAGTAGCATCAAATTTAAAAGTAAAGGAAAGATTTTGTATGGTCTAATCATTGTAAGAATCATCAAAAGTGTATGGGATAGTTGAAATTCTTCCTCACTTGGTTAAAATTTAAACATATGAAGTTTAAAGAGAATGAAGATTTTTTTGACATGAAGTATTTTATATTTTCAATAATCCTATTTGATACGAATATAAATTAGTCGAGTCCAATAAACTCACAAACAAGTGAACAAGAAAAACGTTATTATAGAATTCAGAGACTCAAGTCTTCTTGAATTCATCGTGGTTGAGATCCGTCTAAAATTGGGGAAAAAAAAACTTCATTTGAATACTTCTCCGGTTCATTTTATTTGTCATgttttttcacattctttaagaaaacGTTAACTAAAGGGTAATTTGACTAACTAATCCTTATTTCTTGTTTGATCTCATTAATACTACTCTTCTTTTTTTGCCACATTAATCTCTCTCGACATTTATTGCGCAAGGATAAAAGTGGAACTTAATAGTTAGCTATGTTTTAATTTTCTAAGATAACAACTATTTTGAATTATTTATTTTTACTAAGAACGACAAGTAaaatggaacggagggagtatcacTTAAATAAGATGAAACCATAAATAGTGGTGTGAAAATATTAAACTCAATTACCAGTTGTATAGAAGAAAAACGGGAAAAGGGAAATGGAGTGAACAAAAATATGTAAAAATTACTCCCTCCGACCcattttaagtgttttattttaattGGGCACAAATTTTAAGGAATAAAATGAGACTTTTAAATCTCGTGGTCATAAATTTATGATGtatgtaatgtactaaaatgtcctttgaatcttgtgtttTAAATTTGCCAtgtagaatatttgaattgtcaacttactccctctgtcccatattagttgtccagtttcgcttttcgagaaaattgactaattttcaaagttaaattagattagatcaatttaatattttaaaattataatttagatattcaaaaactacAAGAAAAGTATTACAAGTTGCAATTCATTCTTATTAATATGGTGAAAACATATATCTAAAAATGTTGATCAAagtttatactccctccgtcccataataagtgtcaccttagccaaaaaaaattatcccataataagtgttaccttaagaattcaagacataaattgactagttttttccaattctaccattatacaaaaactaacaagttaaagtaacatctaaatgatgattgaaaaagccACATAATAATTTGGTATTATTGGATttccaatgtcaaaaggtttactacttgtgcatgctctactCAAGTGGAAaaacaatttatttttattatacaggggtaatttagtaaactttgCATTACATTATTAgattcttaatatgcgtgtttttggctaaggtgacacttattaggAGACAGAAGAAGTACAGTTAACTTCTAAAAAAAAGCCGATAAGTAATACGAGACGGAAGGagtactaaatataaaaaaaaaataaaaaaaattgagacaaataaaaaaagaaaataagaccCTTACtgtacaccttttttttttatatattttaaacCAAAAACACTTCTAGATAAATTGAACAGAGTAAAACATTGGCAGCTTTCACACTCAAAGAAAATTTCCATGGTCAACTCACGCGCCTTCCCTTTTCTCACCCTTTACACAATTCATTGTATTTACTATTTTAGTTCGATCTGATAAAAACCCAACTACAATAATATTTTCTTTGATGACCAATTCATTGGAATTAATTattcttgtttttgttttttagaAGCTAAGCTGCTTTCTTGAATTGACTACTTCTTGATTCTGTAAGTTGGTTTTTGTGTTAAGGTTAGTTCTTTAGTTGGTTTTTGTGTTAAAGCTGAGTTCTTTTTTCTATTTATGGGTTTGATGCCACTGTTTTGAGTTCTTGCATGAAAATCTGAGGTGGTTCAGTGAGATTTTTGTTGGGAAGTTTGTGATTTAGATATTTGCAAGGTGTTCTTCAAAAGAACTGAATTGAGTTGGTGGTAAATGCTGTAAAGACTTGACCTTTTGTGGAATTTTCAGCTCTTTTGGTCTATTGGTTTTGTCAGGTGTTTGATGCCATTCTTGCATGAAAATCTGAGGTGGGTCAGTGAGATTTTTGTTGGGAAGTTTGTGATTTGGATATTATAGAGGTGTTCTTCAGAAAAAGTTGAATTGGGTTGGTGGTAAATGCTGTAAAGACTTGACCTTTTGTGGAATTTTCAGCTCTTTTGGGCTATTGGTTTTGTCAGGTGTTTGATGCCACTGTTTCTTGAGTTCTTTGCTTGAAAATCTGAGGTGGGTCAGTGAGATTTTTGTTGGGAAGTTTGTGATTTGGATATTATAGAGGTGTTCTTCAGAAAAAGTTGAATTGGGTTGGTGGTAAATGCAATAAAGACTTGACCTTTTGTGGAATTTTTCAGCTCTTTTGGTCTATGG
Encoded here:
- the LOC132628362 gene encoding photosynthetic NDH subunit of lumenal location 3, chloroplastic, encoding MANTTNLNIIFEALSLIPKIHGVQNFQKKAKTVSQKTEEIQENLPARTTRRLALGLATIALFANSGIENSLAEDNNGFFITGPLRVPSVSTNIINKETGTRSFLKKGMYIANIGTKGRIHRLKRYAFDLLALGDLIGSDAWNYVRKYLRIKSTFMYYDFDEVITAAQENDKQPLTDLANRLFDNVEKLEDAVKQKNLPQTQSCYQETTTILQEVMDRMA